One Sediminibacillus dalangtanensis genomic region harbors:
- a CDS encoding general stress protein → MESKVIGGVFKTQEDAIKAIKELQEKGYKKDDISVFAKDSDEAEAIGDETDTSVSKDKSGRGKNAGKGLGIGVGTGGVLGGITGLIAEVGLLAIPGVGAIAAAGPIAAALTGAGIGAGGGGIVGALVGAGIPEEHAKEYERHLKNGHIVVLVETGENDREVYKTFLANKTENHTIYPDEVVVNEPRSHQ, encoded by the coding sequence ATGGAAAGTAAAGTCATTGGCGGTGTTTTCAAAACGCAGGAAGATGCAATCAAAGCGATTAAAGAGCTGCAAGAAAAAGGCTATAAGAAAGATGATATATCGGTATTCGCCAAGGATAGCGATGAAGCAGAAGCGATTGGCGATGAAACGGATACCAGTGTAAGCAAAGATAAGAGTGGACGTGGCAAAAATGCCGGAAAAGGACTCGGTATTGGAGTTGGTACCGGCGGCGTACTAGGAGGGATTACCGGTTTGATTGCCGAAGTAGGCCTTCTGGCTATACCCGGTGTCGGAGCCATCGCTGCGGCAGGTCCGATCGCTGCTGCTTTAACAGGAGCAGGCATTGGAGCCGGCGGTGGCGGTATTGTCGGTGCACTTGTGGGTGCAGGTATCCCCGAAGAACATGCCAAGGAATATGAACGCCATCTAAAAAATGGACATATCGTTGTTTTAGTCGAGACAGGGGAGAACGATCGAGAAGTTTATAAAACCTTCCTGGCCAATAAAACGGAAAACCATACCATCTATCCAGACGAAGTAGTGGTTAACGAACCGAGAAGTCATCAGTAA
- the helD gene encoding RNA polymerase recycling motor HelD: MGLDFQQEKMRLARVQKTLTEEVDRLEEETSRRKKEVVHIRKHFWDEVKVNTETFDDYLETIIGLRQEAQALSVTQSIHRHASKRLSTLHRMQDIPYFGRIDFREDGASDVEEIYIGISSLRDDSGENFLIYDWRSPIASVYYDFQPGPAKYAAPGGEVQGELKKKWQYLIRGGELESLFDTSLTIGDEILQEVLGKGTDKQMHSIVATIQQEQNRIIRHDHGRLLVVHGAAGSGKTSVAMQRIAYLLYKYRDRLHADQIILFSPNSMFSSYVSNVLPELGEENMQQVTFQEYLNHRLNKQFQVENPYEQLEYVLTAENTSSYQTRLAGIRLKGSSSFVDAVQSYRRSLEYTGMIFKDIAFRGESIITARQIEERFYNQDASLRFPNRLEKLKDWLIKKIKEIQKVERKRPWVQEEIELLSDDAYQEARTFLAEKRGLKREEIAHYEVEPDELARLIVHQKWMPLRKKIRSFRFIDFKGIYRQLFDDSSQFVKGENTAKWSAICKATQEMLDEDKLFYEDAAPFLFLKELIQGFQTNSSIKHLVVDEAQDYTPFQFEFLKRLFPSARMTVLGDFNQAIFAHANGRVDFDTLTSLYGPDRTEVINLARSYRSTKPIIECTRRLVPNGGEIIPFERAGERPVLKQVVDRVELHSCIVSQIAALQRLGHKSIAIICKSAKESERAYESLACIKDIKLLKSNSATYEQGVVVLPAYLSKGVEFDAVIIYDASENVYGDESLRRIFYTACTRAMHYLQFYSVGVPSPFLRTVLRNGYVQCAST; the protein is encoded by the coding sequence ATGGGATTGGATTTTCAGCAGGAGAAGATGCGGTTAGCCCGGGTTCAAAAGACACTTACGGAAGAAGTCGACAGACTTGAAGAAGAAACTTCCAGGCGAAAAAAAGAGGTTGTTCATATCCGGAAGCATTTTTGGGATGAAGTGAAGGTGAACACCGAAACCTTTGATGATTACTTGGAAACCATTATTGGTTTGAGACAAGAGGCGCAGGCCTTATCGGTAACTCAGAGTATCCACCGACATGCATCCAAGCGGCTGTCAACATTGCACCGTATGCAGGACATACCCTACTTCGGCCGGATTGATTTTAGGGAAGACGGGGCTTCTGACGTGGAGGAGATTTACATTGGCATTTCCTCGCTTAGAGACGATAGCGGCGAAAACTTTCTGATTTACGACTGGAGGTCGCCGATTGCAAGTGTTTACTACGATTTTCAGCCTGGTCCGGCAAAGTATGCTGCTCCAGGTGGAGAAGTCCAAGGTGAATTGAAGAAAAAGTGGCAGTACCTTATTCGCGGGGGTGAGCTTGAATCTCTGTTCGATACGAGTCTTACCATAGGGGATGAAATTTTACAGGAAGTCCTGGGTAAAGGTACTGACAAACAAATGCACAGTATAGTAGCGACAATTCAACAGGAGCAGAACCGTATTATCCGTCATGATCATGGAAGACTGCTAGTTGTTCATGGTGCAGCTGGAAGTGGCAAGACTTCGGTCGCTATGCAACGGATTGCTTATTTGCTCTACAAATATCGAGATCGCTTGCATGCTGATCAAATTATTCTGTTTTCGCCTAATTCCATGTTTAGCAGTTATGTGTCCAATGTATTGCCGGAACTGGGAGAAGAAAATATGCAACAAGTTACGTTTCAGGAATACCTGAATCACCGATTGAATAAACAGTTTCAAGTAGAAAATCCCTACGAACAATTGGAATATGTTTTAACTGCTGAGAACACCTCTTCCTACCAGACAAGGCTAGCGGGCATCCGGTTGAAAGGATCTTCCAGCTTTGTCGATGCGGTCCAATCGTACAGACGGTCTCTGGAATATACCGGAATGATTTTCAAGGATATTGCCTTCAGAGGGGAATCGATCATAACTGCGAGACAGATAGAAGAAAGGTTTTATAATCAAGACGCATCTCTTCGCTTTCCTAACAGACTTGAAAAATTGAAGGATTGGTTAATCAAAAAAATAAAAGAAATTCAAAAGGTAGAAAGGAAAAGGCCGTGGGTACAAGAGGAAATCGAACTACTAAGTGACGATGCGTACCAAGAGGCGCGAACCTTCTTGGCGGAAAAACGAGGGTTGAAACGAGAAGAGATTGCCCACTATGAGGTCGAGCCAGACGAACTTGCACGGTTGATCGTTCATCAAAAGTGGATGCCGTTACGAAAAAAGATCCGCTCGTTTCGTTTCATCGATTTTAAAGGAATTTACAGGCAGCTTTTTGATGATTCCTCTCAATTCGTAAAAGGAGAAAATACAGCGAAGTGGTCGGCTATTTGTAAGGCGACGCAGGAAATGCTGGATGAAGATAAACTATTTTATGAGGATGCTGCGCCATTTCTATTTCTGAAAGAGTTGATTCAGGGCTTTCAGACGAACAGCTCGATCAAACATCTCGTTGTTGATGAGGCTCAGGATTATACACCTTTTCAATTTGAGTTTTTGAAGCGTTTATTCCCCTCAGCAAGGATGACAGTGCTCGGCGACTTTAATCAGGCAATATTCGCCCATGCCAATGGAAGGGTAGATTTCGACACGCTAACCAGCCTGTACGGTCCGGATAGAACAGAAGTGATCAATTTAGCGCGGAGTTACCGATCGACCAAACCGATTATTGAATGTACAAGAAGACTTGTTCCTAATGGTGGAGAAATAATTCCTTTTGAACGTGCTGGGGAACGACCTGTTCTGAAACAAGTAGTTGATCGAGTAGAACTGCACAGTTGTATTGTCTCCCAAATAGCAGCGTTGCAAAGGTTAGGACATAAAAGTATCGCCATCATATGCAAATCCGCCAAAGAAAGTGAAAGGGCATATGAATCCTTGGCATGTATTAAAGATATCAAGCTGTTAAAGAGTAACTCGGCGACCTACGAACAAGGAGTCGTTGTGTTGCCGGCATATTTGTCCAAAGGTGTGGAATTCGATGCTGTGATTATTTACGATGCATCGGAAAACGTGTATGGAGACGAGAGTTTGCGGAGAATATTTTACACAGCTTGCACCAGAGCTATGCATTATTTGCAGTTTTATAGTGTCGGGGTACCGAGCCCCTTTTTGCGGACCGTGTTGCGGAATGGGTACGTTCAATGTGCCTCCACCTAA
- a CDS encoding YjcG family protein, whose protein sequence is MRYGIAIFPEKKIQDTANSYRKRYDPHYALIPPHLTLKEPFEANEDDLKPIVGELRKVAAETKPFPLQIHKVSSFSPVTNTIYLKVEPVDELLKLNERLHTGNLPQEKTYSFVPHITIAQKLSHDEYSDVFGSLKMQSFDLEQTVDRFQLMYQLENGAWTVFETFTFGEEKN, encoded by the coding sequence ATGAGATATGGTATTGCTATTTTTCCAGAAAAGAAAATTCAAGATACGGCTAATTCATACAGAAAGCGGTATGATCCACATTATGCACTCATTCCGCCACATCTTACATTAAAAGAGCCGTTCGAGGCCAATGAAGATGATTTAAAACCGATTGTGGGAGAACTACGAAAAGTGGCGGCAGAAACAAAGCCTTTTCCGTTACAGATTCATAAAGTAAGCTCTTTTTCCCCGGTGACCAACACGATATACTTAAAAGTTGAGCCTGTCGATGAATTGCTTAAATTGAACGAAAGATTGCATACCGGTAACCTGCCGCAAGAAAAAACGTATTCTTTCGTCCCACACATAACCATTGCCCAAAAGCTTTCACACGACGAATACTCGGATGTATTTGGAAGTTTAAAAATGCAAAGCTTTGACCTGGAGCAGACTGTCGATCGTTTTCAGTTGATGTACCAGTTGGAAAATGGCGCGTGGACAGTATTTGAAACCTTTACATTCGGCGAGGAGAAGAATTAA
- a CDS encoding GNAT family N-acetyltransferase: MQVKQVETETEQKQAYHVRNTVFVEEQKVPAELEIDELEEEAIHFVGYENEIPVAASRLRFVDPYGKLERICVLKEYRGRSFGSQIIKEMEAAILENGFQKSKLNAQTHAEDFYKSLGYQTVSGEFMDAGIPHVTMIKEL, translated from the coding sequence ATGCAAGTCAAACAAGTGGAAACAGAAACAGAACAAAAACAAGCGTATCATGTAAGAAACACTGTCTTTGTCGAGGAGCAAAAAGTCCCGGCGGAACTGGAGATCGATGAGCTTGAAGAGGAAGCCATCCATTTCGTCGGCTATGAAAATGAAATACCAGTTGCAGCAAGCAGGCTTCGATTTGTCGACCCGTATGGAAAGCTGGAAAGAATCTGTGTCCTCAAGGAGTATCGCGGCCGCTCTTTCGGTTCACAGATAATCAAAGAAATGGAAGCTGCCATTCTGGAAAACGGATTCCAAAAGTCCAAACTGAATGCCCAGACACACGCAGAGGATTTTTATAAATCACTTGGCTATCAAACCGTTTCTGGGGAGTTCATGGACGCCGGCATCCCGCATGTCACCATGATAAAAGAATTATAA
- a CDS encoding VanW family protein, with the protein MKTFLLTILLASVISVQQHPPEPPKQPTKPEVQQPPAFTVTHEGKTIHQITGKDVSLPYIEGMWLDMTKYNQFQEEVASQVYREPVNAKIDESGQIKPAKPGRELDREQFNHQFASYFYGREASKVETPLRVVHPRVDEELLASIRERKIGQYVTYYNESNKERSKNVALAAEAIDSHVVFPSETFSFNGVVGKRTKEKGYLPAPVIVKGELAEDIGGGICQISSTLYNAVDQAGVKIIERYSHSRRVPYVPPGRDATVSWYGPDFTFENDYNQPILIRAKAVNGRVLINIFSSETIENEKREVPEADAEPPKEVPAE; encoded by the coding sequence ATGAAAACGTTTCTTTTAACAATTTTATTGGCGTCGGTTATTTCGGTCCAGCAGCATCCGCCCGAACCGCCAAAGCAGCCAACCAAACCAGAAGTACAACAACCGCCGGCGTTCACGGTCACCCATGAAGGTAAAACAATCCATCAGATAACAGGTAAAGATGTGAGTCTTCCTTATATAGAGGGAATGTGGCTTGATATGACAAAATACAATCAATTCCAGGAAGAAGTCGCTTCACAGGTATATCGTGAACCAGTCAATGCCAAAATTGATGAGAGCGGACAAATAAAGCCGGCAAAACCTGGCCGTGAACTTGATCGGGAGCAGTTCAACCACCAATTTGCGAGCTACTTTTATGGACGTGAAGCTTCCAAGGTGGAGACACCGCTCCGGGTTGTCCATCCACGTGTCGATGAAGAACTGCTTGCTTCTATTCGTGAGCGAAAAATCGGCCAGTATGTCACTTACTATAATGAAAGCAATAAAGAACGATCGAAGAACGTAGCACTCGCTGCTGAGGCAATCGACAGCCATGTCGTGTTTCCAAGCGAAACCTTCTCTTTTAATGGTGTTGTAGGAAAACGGACGAAAGAAAAGGGCTACCTGCCGGCACCGGTGATTGTAAAAGGGGAATTGGCGGAAGATATCGGCGGGGGCATCTGCCAAATTTCCTCCACTCTTTATAATGCAGTCGACCAGGCAGGCGTGAAAATAATCGAAAGGTATTCCCACAGTCGCCGTGTTCCATATGTGCCGCCCGGGAGAGACGCTACAGTCAGTTGGTATGGTCCGGACTTCACCTTCGAAAATGATTATAACCAGCCTATATTAATTCGGGCAAAAGCAGTAAATGGGAGAGTATTGATCAACATCTTTTCATCCGAAACAATTGAAAATGAGAAACGCGAAGTACCGGAAGCGGATGCGGAACCACCAAAAGAGGTGCCGGCCGAGTAG
- a CDS encoding DUF421 domain-containing protein, with amino-acid sequence MDNAVSILVETIFGFFALFLITKFLGKTQITQLTAFDFIAALILGELVGNALFDDQAGLFEIGYAVLLWGILLYVTEIVTQKFKKSRRLLEGMPAIIINKGHLQREQMKKSKLDINQLQHLLRAKGAFSVNEVAFAILETDGSISVMKKSQAQPPTRQDMNLQPQEPLLAFTLISDGEILYDNLAEADLDEKWLHTELSKQEVQSPEDVFFAEWKEGHPLHIQPY; translated from the coding sequence ATGGATAATGCCGTTTCTATATTAGTAGAGACGATTTTTGGATTTTTCGCTTTGTTTTTGATTACGAAATTTTTAGGAAAAACTCAAATCACCCAATTGACCGCTTTTGACTTCATCGCTGCACTCATATTGGGTGAACTGGTCGGAAACGCTTTGTTTGACGATCAGGCGGGCTTGTTTGAAATTGGCTACGCGGTGTTACTATGGGGAATTTTACTCTATGTGACAGAGATCGTTACCCAAAAGTTCAAAAAATCACGCAGGCTGCTGGAAGGAATGCCTGCAATCATCATCAATAAAGGGCATTTACAGCGAGAACAGATGAAAAAAAGCAAGCTTGATATCAACCAGCTGCAGCATCTACTGCGTGCTAAGGGGGCATTTTCTGTTAACGAGGTAGCCTTCGCCATCCTGGAAACCGATGGATCCATTTCGGTCATGAAAAAATCCCAGGCCCAGCCCCCGACGCGACAGGATATGAATCTACAGCCGCAGGAACCATTATTGGCCTTCACCCTCATATCAGACGGCGAAATATTATATGACAATCTAGCCGAAGCTGATCTAGATGAAAAGTGGCTACATACGGAACTTTCCAAACAAGAGGTCCAGTCGCCAGAAGATGTATTTTTTGCTGAATGGAAGGAAGGCCATCCGCTGCATATCCAACCGTATTAA
- the ppsA gene encoding phosphoenolpyruvate synthase, whose product MDAFVLKFQDIDNARQKVVGGKAMNMAKCSKLEGIHVPAGFCVTTEAYKRAIGENQAFHELLDRLAAKNLGEREEIRGISKKIRDLIEGIEIENRIKEDIDECLLSLGFEQAYAVRSSATAEDLPDASFAGQHETYLNIIGRESILRYIRKCWASLFTERAVVYRMRNGFEHSQVYLSVIVQQMVFPQSSGILFTANPVTSNRKLLSIDAGFGLGEGLVSGFVSADNYKVREGEIVEKKISNKKLAIYARKEGGTQRREVESPRQNLSTLTDEQVLELEKIGRKIEAYFGCPQDIEWCYVEGALYILQSRPITTLYPIPETGDQENHVFLSVGHQQMMTDAMKPLGLSLFLSTTNAPMFEAGGRLFVDCTQSLASPSQRETLLNTIGQSEPLTKDALTKLVEREGFIQPRPNDQQEKKSEGSNMPANFEDEPSIVPHLMERQRKSIETLKQTIQTKTGAGLFRFILEDIQQLKKNLFNPEGLRVINGAMKASSWLNEKMNEWLGEKSVADTLSLSVPNNVTSEMGLELMEVADVIRPYPEIIRYLEDIKDDSFLDELAIFNGGQEAKDAINAYLDKYGMRCPGEIDITKTRWREKPSILIPMILSNIRNFEHGAGTRKFEQGRQLALKKEQELLVRLKQLPDGERKAEKTKQMIGHLRSFIGYREYPKYGMVSRYYVYKRALWKEAGQLVAANIIHEKEDIFYLYFEELLEAATTRHLDYRLIIQRKKDYQRYKKLTPPRVLTSEGEVIAGEYERENLPDQALPGLPVSSGVVEGRARVIMDMEEAELKDGDILITAYTDPSWTPLFVTIKALVTEVGGLMTHGTVIAREYGLPAVVGVEDATKLVQDGQRIRVNGTEGYIEIL is encoded by the coding sequence ATGGATGCTTTTGTTTTGAAATTTCAAGACATCGACAACGCAAGACAAAAAGTGGTCGGTGGCAAAGCGATGAATATGGCCAAATGCTCGAAGCTGGAAGGAATACACGTGCCAGCAGGGTTTTGTGTTACCACTGAAGCTTATAAAAGAGCCATTGGGGAAAACCAGGCGTTTCATGAACTGCTGGATCGCCTGGCAGCTAAAAACCTGGGGGAACGAGAAGAAATCAGGGGAATAAGCAAGAAAATCCGTGATCTGATTGAGGGAATTGAAATTGAGAATAGAATCAAAGAAGATATCGATGAATGTCTTTTATCTTTGGGTTTCGAACAAGCGTATGCAGTGCGTTCCAGTGCGACTGCTGAAGATTTACCAGACGCCTCCTTTGCGGGTCAACATGAAACGTATCTAAATATCATAGGAAGAGAATCCATTCTGCGCTATATCAGAAAGTGTTGGGCATCCCTGTTCACAGAGCGTGCTGTCGTTTATCGTATGAGGAATGGATTTGAGCACAGTCAAGTGTATTTATCCGTTATTGTTCAACAAATGGTATTTCCACAGTCCTCAGGAATTTTATTTACTGCTAATCCCGTAACCTCCAATCGAAAACTGCTATCGATCGATGCCGGTTTTGGGCTAGGTGAGGGGCTTGTCTCTGGTTTCGTGTCGGCGGACAATTATAAAGTGCGGGAAGGGGAGATTGTGGAGAAGAAGATCTCTAACAAAAAGTTGGCTATATACGCACGGAAAGAAGGTGGAACGCAGCGAAGGGAAGTGGAATCTCCGCGACAAAATCTTTCCACTCTGACAGATGAGCAGGTTTTAGAACTTGAAAAAATCGGCAGAAAGATTGAGGCGTACTTTGGCTGTCCCCAGGATATTGAATGGTGTTATGTGGAGGGTGCACTCTATATCCTTCAAAGTAGACCGATAACGACTTTATACCCGATCCCCGAAACAGGTGATCAAGAAAATCATGTCTTTCTATCTGTCGGCCATCAACAAATGATGACCGATGCGATGAAACCGTTGGGCCTCTCTTTGTTTCTGTCGACGACGAATGCCCCCATGTTCGAGGCGGGAGGAAGACTGTTTGTTGATTGTACACAGTCTTTGGCTTCACCTTCCCAAAGAGAAACATTGCTGAACACCATAGGACAATCAGAGCCCCTCACAAAAGACGCCCTCACAAAGCTGGTGGAACGGGAAGGTTTTATCCAACCCAGACCAAACGATCAACAAGAAAAAAAGTCGGAAGGCAGCAATATGCCGGCGAACTTCGAAGACGAACCGTCTATCGTTCCTCATTTGATGGAGCGGCAGCGAAAGTCAATAGAGACGTTAAAGCAAACAATCCAAACGAAAACAGGAGCGGGCTTATTCCGTTTTATTTTAGAGGATATCCAGCAACTAAAGAAGAACCTGTTTAACCCTGAGGGATTACGTGTGATCAATGGGGCGATGAAGGCTTCGTCGTGGCTCAATGAAAAAATGAACGAGTGGTTGGGCGAAAAAAGCGTAGCAGATACGCTTTCTTTATCTGTACCAAACAATGTCACTTCAGAAATGGGCCTGGAGCTGATGGAGGTCGCAGACGTTATCCGTCCTTATCCGGAAATCATCCGGTATCTGGAGGATATAAAAGACGATAGCTTTTTAGATGAACTGGCTATATTTAATGGGGGGCAGGAAGCCAAAGATGCTATCAATGCTTACCTCGACAAGTATGGAATGCGATGTCCCGGTGAAATCGATATAACGAAAACGCGTTGGCGTGAAAAACCATCCATCCTCATCCCGATGATTCTCAGTAATATTCGTAACTTTGAACATGGCGCTGGCACAAGGAAATTCGAGCAAGGACGACAGTTGGCTTTGAAAAAAGAACAAGAGCTGCTAGTTCGATTAAAACAATTACCGGATGGTGAACGAAAAGCCGAAAAGACAAAACAAATGATCGGCCACCTTCGAAGTTTCATCGGCTACCGGGAATATCCTAAATATGGGATGGTAAGTCGCTACTATGTGTATAAGCGGGCTTTATGGAAAGAAGCCGGACAGCTTGTCGCGGCCAATATCATTCATGAAAAAGAAGACATTTTCTATCTTTATTTTGAAGAACTGCTCGAAGCAGCAACCACACGTCATTTGGATTACCGGCTCATCATCCAACGAAAAAAAGACTACCAACGGTATAAAAAACTAACCCCGCCACGCGTGCTCACTTCCGAGGGAGAAGTCATCGCAGGTGAATATGAACGAGAAAATCTTCCTGATCAAGCCTTGCCGGGCCTACCGGTTTCTTCCGGAGTAGTAGAAGGGAGAGCGCGGGTCATCATGGATATGGAAGAGGCAGAGTTGAAAGATGGTGATATTTTGATCACTGCTTATACAGATCCCAGCTGGACACCTTTATTTGTGACGATAAAAGCCCTCGTCACCGAAGTTGGCGGACTGATGACCCACGGAACGGTGATTGCAAGGGAATATGGCTTGCCGGCAGTTGTCGGGGTGGAAGATGCTACGAAGCTGGTTCAGGATGGACAAAGAATTAGGGTGAACGGTACGGAAGGATATATAGAGATACTCTGA
- a CDS encoding alpha/beta hydrolase has protein sequence MGRKGKMLDRQIDSKYLDEIMTIKWYLPESFSPLYKYHVCIMQDGDDYFQLGRIATLSDRLHSDGEIENTVFVGIHYNDKYDRQDKYHPNGSKQAAYMQFLLHEVVPLLDEELPTYHVGGSRALIGDSLAGTLALMTALKYSNTFGKVIMQSPYVDEKVLNAVQSAKSVDTLDIYHTIGNEETDVPTTAGDRKDFLEPNRKLRELIEQQDTNYVYHELDGNHTWKFWQKDLKRALVTMFNG, from the coding sequence ATGGGTAGAAAAGGAAAGATGCTTGATCGACAAATCGACAGCAAGTACTTAGATGAAATCATGACGATTAAATGGTATCTGCCGGAGTCTTTCTCTCCTTTGTACAAGTACCATGTCTGTATTATGCAGGATGGAGATGATTACTTTCAGCTTGGCCGGATCGCGACACTGAGCGATCGGCTGCATAGCGACGGAGAGATTGAAAATACTGTTTTTGTAGGGATTCATTATAATGATAAATACGACCGTCAGGATAAATATCATCCTAACGGCAGTAAGCAGGCTGCTTATATGCAGTTCCTTCTCCACGAGGTGGTTCCACTGTTGGATGAAGAACTGCCGACATATCACGTAGGTGGCAGCCGGGCATTGATTGGCGACTCACTGGCAGGAACGTTGGCTTTGATGACAGCTTTAAAATATTCGAACACTTTCGGAAAAGTAATCATGCAGTCACCGTATGTTGATGAAAAAGTTCTGAATGCTGTTCAATCTGCCAAGTCGGTCGACACCCTCGATATATACCACACTATCGGAAACGAGGAAACAGATGTCCCGACAACAGCAGGGGATCGCAAAGATTTTCTGGAACCGAACCGAAAGCTTCGCGAGCTTATCGAACAACAGGACACCAACTATGTGTACCATGAACTTGACGGAAATCATACATGGAAGTTCTGGCAAAAGGACTTGAAGCGGGCCCTTGTCACCATGTTTAATGGATAA
- a CDS encoding HAD-IIB family hydrolase: MNIVFDLDGTICFKGKPVSENVLQALEQLQEHGHSIIFASARPIRDMLPVLDSRFHTYTMIGGNGSLISERGSLTHKTAFSHHQLEVIKHLIDSQNAAYLVDGEWNYSYTGPADHAILSKVDPGKLAKNIPIEQHPAVVKALILSAVDMNLLARELEKIDVVLHRHSAENVLDISPENIDKRTALLTIGIDDYIAFGNDANDIRMFQGAHHAVMIGHHAELASFASEEIPLDGDFEAVIAERIVQLSTACEGSKV; this comes from the coding sequence ATGAACATTGTGTTTGATTTGGACGGGACTATTTGTTTCAAAGGAAAACCCGTATCAGAAAACGTTTTGCAAGCGTTGGAACAGCTCCAGGAACATGGCCATTCGATTATTTTTGCTTCGGCACGTCCGATTCGAGACATGTTGCCAGTGCTTGATTCGCGATTTCATACATATACCATGATAGGGGGAAATGGATCACTGATTTCCGAACGAGGAAGTCTCACGCATAAAACTGCATTTTCGCATCACCAACTAGAAGTTATCAAACATTTGATCGATAGCCAAAACGCTGCTTATTTAGTTGATGGAGAGTGGAACTATTCTTATACAGGGCCGGCAGACCATGCCATTTTAAGCAAGGTAGATCCAGGCAAATTAGCAAAAAATATACCGATCGAGCAACATCCGGCTGTGGTAAAAGCACTTATTCTATCTGCTGTTGATATGAATTTGCTCGCCAGGGAACTGGAAAAAATAGATGTTGTTCTTCATCGTCACTCCGCAGAAAATGTGCTGGATATTAGTCCTGAAAATATTGATAAACGTACAGCGTTACTTACGATTGGCATAGATGATTATATCGCGTTCGGAAATGATGCTAATGATATACGGATGTTCCAAGGGGCACACCATGCAGTAATGATCGGCCATCATGCCGAGCTTGCTTCTTTTGCTTCGGAAGAAATCCCGTTAGATGGAGACTTTGAAGCGGTGATAGCTGAACGTATTGTACAACTAAGCACAGCCTGCGAAGGAAGTAAGGTATAA